One genomic segment of Kocuria rhizophila DC2201 includes these proteins:
- a CDS encoding MFS transporter, with product MTGTSTPPPSRHKDSPTAWLILAVGVFAYFSAVAQRTSFGVATVEAADRFQTAASGLSLFSMMQVLVYAVLQVPVGVLVDRFGPRVLITVGAVAMAAGQLQLAAAQSVAGGVVGRILVGAGDAATFVCVMRLLPVWFSALKVPMLTQVVGMTGNLGQLFSVIPFAALLHAAGWVPSFVAMAAIALLAAVLSGVLLRNHPPGVTALSDSISLSSVRTSMGRALKEPGTQLGFWIHFTVQFAGNTFALMWAYPYLQNAQGLDPAQASLVMTVYVVFNVAVAPLVGKLSARFARRRSRLVLACCAVAWSGWLVLLVWPGHAPTAVVYVAVCMIALSLPASMIAFDVVRAFNPPQWGGTATGLANVGGFAASLLAIYVTGLVLDLLYGAGLSSSLYDGEAFRPAIAAQGLVALVGTVAILRCTVKVRRAHGADSV from the coding sequence ATGACCGGCACGTCGACACCCCCTCCGTCCAGGCACAAGGACTCACCCACCGCGTGGCTGATCCTGGCGGTGGGGGTGTTCGCGTACTTCTCCGCCGTGGCCCAGCGCACGAGCTTCGGGGTGGCCACCGTGGAGGCCGCCGACCGGTTCCAGACCGCCGCGTCCGGCCTGTCCCTGTTCTCGATGATGCAGGTGCTCGTCTACGCCGTGCTGCAGGTCCCGGTGGGGGTGCTCGTGGACCGCTTCGGACCGCGCGTGCTCATCACGGTGGGTGCAGTGGCCATGGCGGCGGGGCAGCTGCAGCTCGCCGCGGCGCAGTCGGTGGCCGGTGGTGTCGTGGGGCGCATCCTGGTGGGAGCGGGTGACGCGGCCACGTTCGTGTGCGTGATGCGCCTGCTGCCCGTGTGGTTCTCCGCCCTCAAGGTGCCCATGCTCACCCAGGTGGTCGGGATGACCGGCAACCTGGGGCAGCTGTTCTCCGTGATCCCGTTCGCGGCCCTGCTGCACGCCGCGGGCTGGGTCCCCTCGTTCGTGGCCATGGCCGCCATCGCGCTGCTCGCGGCAGTGCTCTCGGGTGTGCTGCTGCGCAACCACCCGCCGGGGGTCACGGCGCTGTCCGACAGCATCTCCCTGTCCTCCGTGCGGACCTCCATGGGGCGGGCCCTGAAGGAACCCGGCACCCAGCTGGGTTTCTGGATCCACTTCACGGTGCAGTTCGCGGGCAACACCTTCGCCCTGATGTGGGCCTACCCCTACCTCCAGAACGCACAGGGGCTGGACCCCGCCCAGGCCTCGCTCGTGATGACCGTCTACGTGGTCTTCAACGTGGCCGTCGCGCCTTTGGTGGGCAAGCTCAGCGCGCGGTTCGCGCGGCGGCGCTCGCGGCTCGTGCTCGCGTGCTGCGCGGTGGCCTGGTCCGGGTGGCTCGTCCTGCTCGTGTGGCCCGGCCACGCGCCCACCGCTGTGGTGTACGTGGCGGTCTGCATGATCGCGCTGTCCCTGCCCGCGTCCATGATCGCGTTCGACGTGGTGCGCGCGTTCAACCCGCCCCAGTGGGGTGGCACCGCCACCGGGCTCGCCAACGTGGGCGGTTTCGCGGCGTCCCTGCTCGCGATCTACGTGACGGGGCTGGTGCTCGACCTGCTCTACGGCGCGGGGCTGTCCAGCTCCCTGTACGACGGCGAGGCCTTCCGCCCCGCGATCGCCGCCCAGGGTCTCGTGGCCCTCGTGGGCACGGTGGCGATCCTGCGCTGCACCGTCAAGGTGCGCCGCGCCCACGGCGCCGACTCCGTCTGA